A single Xenopus laevis strain J_2021 chromosome 3S, Xenopus_laevis_v10.1, whole genome shotgun sequence DNA region contains:
- the LOC121402057 gene encoding olfactory receptor 1496-like: MAANKISPLKSMPGEKNAKADALSRSFVFSPREEAKLVSIVPKEVIVAALTPDLFSSLSKAQAMQMNNDSMVSEIFLLGFQHLNDFKFPMFSLILLIHILTIYGNVLVIALVTISHGLQSPMFFFIRQLSLSDLLESMVIVPILLKTVMNEGTKISLIGCIAQLYFFGISEVLQCFLLTVMSYDRYLAICNPLRYSSLMNHKFCVKLIVMSWVISFSVTPVVVISATTQKFCNQNTINHFFCDYFPLLELSCSDTSMARILQITMSMPVILTPLILIIVSYMCIGHEILKIVSNTGRQKAFSTCSSHLAVVSIFYGTLIAIYVVPPRKDSQTISKVLSLLYTVVTPFINPMIYSLKSADMKNALKILYNKENFVKFKAKS, encoded by the exons ATGGCGGCAAATAAGATTTCCCCACTAAAATCAAT GCCTGGAGAAAAGAATGCcaaagcagatgccctttctagaagttttgtcttcAGTCCAAGGGAAGAAGCTAAACTTGTGTCCATTGTTcctaaggaggtgattgtggcagccctgACCCCAGATCTGTTTTCCTCTTTGTCTAAAGCACAG gcaatgcaaatgaacaatGACTCAATGGTCTCTGAGATTTTCCTTTTGGGATTTCAGCATCTCAACGATTTCAAGTTCCCAATGTTTTCTTTGATTCTTTTGATTCACATATTGACCATCTATGGAAATGTCCTTGTCATAGCGTTGGTAACAATCAGCCATGGTCTTCAGTCTCCCATGTTCTTCTTTATCAGACAACTCTCCTTATCTGATCTCCTGGAGTCCATGGTTATTGTTCCCATCCTGCTCAAAACTGTCATGAATGAAGGAACTAAAATCTCCCTTATTGGCTGTATTGCACAACTTTATTTCTTTGGTATCTCTGAAGTTTTACAGTGTTTCCTTCTCACtgtgatgtcctatgacagatatctggccatctgTAATCCTCTGCGTTATTCTTCCCTAATGAACCACAAATTCTGTGTTAAATTAATTGTCATGTCATGGGTGATTTCCTTTAGTGTTACACCAGTTGTTGTAATTTCTGCAACTACACAAAAGTTTTGCAACCAAAATACGAtcaaccatttcttctgtgattaCTTTCCTCTTCTGGAACTTTCCTGCTCAGACACCTCCATGGCACGAATATTGCAAATAACAATGTCTATGCCTGTGATTCTGACCCCTTTAATACTGATCATTGTATCATATATGTGTATTGGCCATGAAATCCTGAAGATAGTGTCCAATACTGgaagacaaaaagccttctccacctgcagctcccacttggccgtggtctccatattttatgggactcTCATTGCTATTTATGTGGTTCCCCCCAGGAAAGACTCACAGACCATTAGCAAAGTTCTCTCTCTATTATACACAGTAGTGACTCCTTTTATCAACCCAATGATTTACAGCTTGAAAAGTGCAGATATGAAAAATGCCCttaaaatattatacaataaagaAAATTTTGTTAAATTTAAAGCAAAATCTTAA